A stretch of DNA from Cygnus atratus isolate AKBS03 ecotype Queensland, Australia unplaced genomic scaffold, CAtr_DNAZoo_HiC_assembly HiC_scaffold_202, whole genome shotgun sequence:
GagccccgggcgccccagaggacccaccccggtgtcCTCCGGCGGGCCctcaggcgccccggagaacccaccccagtgaccaccggcaggcccccgggtgtcccggaggacccaccccggtgacccacGGTGGGCCCTCAGGCGCCCCTGGAGaacccaccacggtgacccccggcgggcccccgggcgccccggagaacccaccccggtgacccccgaagggccccccgggcgccccataggacccaccccggtgacccccggcgggcgcacgggctccccggaggacccatcctggcGGCCCCCGGAGGACATCCAGgcgccatggaggacccaccccggtgacccccggcgggcccgcGGGCTCCTCGGAAGTCTGATCCaagtgacccccgacgggcccccgggcgccccggaggaccctccccggtgacccccggcaggtgcacgggcgccccggaggacgcacaccggtgacccctggcaggtgcacgggcgccccgtagggcccaccccagtgacccacagcggtcctccgggcgccctggaggacccaccccggtgactccaagcgggcccacgggcgccctggaggacccaccccggtgacccccgtcgggccccagggcgccccggacgacccaccccggtaacccctgatgggttcccgggcgccccagaggacccaccacggtgacccctggcgggcccctgggcaccccggaggacccatcccggtgacccccggcagacccacgggcgccctggaggaccccccccggtgtcccccggcggTACCCCAGCctccccggaggactcaccccagtgacccccgtcGGGGCCGttggtcgccccggaggacacaccccaTTGACCTCCGAATGGGCTTTGGGgcgcccaggaggacccaccccggtgacccctggcggaccTCAGGGCGCCCCGGGGGACCGACCCTGGCGACCCCCGGTAGGCCCCCGGGCACCACGGTGGACCTACCGCGGTGACCCCCGACGAGCCCccaggtgccccggaggaccaaccccggtgacccccggtgggcccctgggtgcccctgaggacccaccccggtgacccccggcggaccgCTGagcgccctggaggacccatcccggtgacccccggcgggtgcacgggctccccggaggacccatcctggtggcccccGGCTGACGTCCGGGCGtcatggaggacccaccccggtgacctccTGCGGgtccccggtcgccctggaggaccctccccggtgacccccggcaggtgcacgggcgccccggaggacccaccccggtgacccctggcaggTTCAcgggcgccccgtaggacccaccccagtgatCCACAGCAGGCCTCCGgacgccccggaggacccaccccggtgactccaagCGGAACCCCGGGAGCCACGGAGGACTCCACCCGATGACCCACGGAAGGCCCCGGGTTGCCCCCGAGGACCCAAACCGGTGACCTCTGGCGGGTGCATGGgctccctggaggacccaccctggtgacccccggtggacccccgggagccctggaggacccacccctgtgacccccggcgggcgcacgggctccccggaggacccatccaTGTGGCCCCCGGCGGACGTCCGGGCGCCATGGAGGACCCGTCCCGGTGACCTTCGGCGGGACACCGTGCACCCTGGAGGACCCGccctggtgacccccgatgggcccCTGGGCACTCtggtggacccaccccggtgatccccggTAGGcccccgggtcgccccggacgacccacccggtgacccccgacgggcccccggatgccctggaggacccaccccggtgtcccccggcggTATCCCGGGCGCCCCGAAGGACCCCACCCGATGACCCGCGGACGGCCCTGGgtcaccctggaggacccaccccggtgacccccaacgggcccccgggcgccccggaggacccactaCGGTGACCATCGGCAGGAGCACcggtgccccggaggacccaccacggtgactCCAAGCAGGCCCCCCGGCTCCCCGTAGGACCCACCTCGGGGACCCCAGGCGGGCcctcaggcgccccggaggacccaccacggtgacccgCAGCGGGCCCTTAGGCGCCCCGGagcacccaccccggtgacccccggccggcccccgggcgtcccggaggacccaccccggtgacccccgatgggtccctgggtgccctggaggacccatcctggtggccccTGCCGGATCTCCGGGCGCCATGGAAAACCCACCTCGGTGACTCCCCGGCGGACCACCGTGCTCCCTGGAGGACCCTCACTGGTGATCCCCGATGGGCCCCCGGGCGCTCCGGTGgacgcaccccggtgacccccggcgggccccc
This window harbors:
- the LOC126913684 gene encoding collagen alpha-1(I) chain-like gives rise to the protein GDPGPSAGHRVGSFGAPGIPPGDTGVGPPGHPGARRGSPGGSSGATRGPTGDHRAPGVPGAPGAPGVIGVGVRGDR